A single genomic interval of Plodia interpunctella isolate USDA-ARS_2022_Savannah chromosome 14, ilPloInte3.2, whole genome shotgun sequence harbors:
- the Hacl gene encoding 2-hydroxyacyl-CoA lyase 1 isoform X1, which translates to MFPRLAQLTIRRSIHVSAKLTQSMTIDGNTILAESLKKQGIEYVFGIVGIPVIETSMAFQAAGLKYIGMRNEQAACYAAQAIGYLTGKPGVCLVVSGPGLLHCMGGMANAQVNCWPLLVIAGSCPEDHEGIGGFQEWPQVDSSRIYCKYTARPPSPRLIPLHVERAVRLASVGRPGVSYLDMPGTLLMAEVEEEKVPLDFYSAEPVKLGHPDPALVSRAAELLSKAERPLVIVGKGAAHARAEEAITKLVNNTKLPFLPTPMGKGVVPDESSLCVSAARTQALLKADVILLLGARLNWMLHFGQPPRFAPDVKFIQVDISPEEFHNSVQSELAIHADIKPFAEALTRQLSEKKYSLQPASNGWWQELQKKQQANTAFVEAQANDKSVPLNYYAVFKTVQNNIPKDSIIVSEGANTMDIGRGMLLNNKPRHRLDAGTFGTMGMSETKDMSMCLSLWTELCETCARAGGPGVRGGGGAVEPRVRGRGRAEGHLRRGRLRLRLLRNGDRDDVPIQTAGGDRDREQQRHLQRLRQGDHERHAGRRRPHAVYTTNFSVRGGPLREDDGVIRRDGPLLPHHRRDRSGAEEGARRHRQTQYHQHSHQPTGQQETTDFQLADRIQIIKCMSLDHSH; encoded by the exons atgtTCCCGCGCCTGGCCCAATTAACAATTAGGAGATCAATTCACGTCTCAGCAAAATTAACACAAAGCATGACTATAGACGGAAATACAATATTGGCGGAGAGCCTGAAGAAACAA GGAATAGAATATGTGTTTGGCATAGTTGGTATTCCTGTAATAGAGACCTCAATGGCATTCCAAGCAGCCGGGCTCAAATACATTGGCATGCGCAATGAGCAGGCTGCATGCTACGCTGCTCAGGCTATTGGATACTTGACTG GTAAGCCAGGTGTATGCCTTGTTGTGTCAGGGCCTGGTCTGTTACACTGTATGGGTGGTATGGCCAATGCACAGGTCAACTGCTGGCCATTGTTGGTGATAGCTGGATCTTGTCCTGAGGACCATGAGGGAATTGGTGGTTTCCAGGAATGGCCCCAG GTAGACTCGAGCCGCATCTATTGCAAGTACACTGCGCGGCCGCCGTCGCCACGCCTGATCCCGCTGCACGTGGAGCGCGCAGTGAGACTCGCGTCCGTGGGCCGCCCCGGCGTGTCCTACCTCGACATGCCGGGCACATTGCTCAtg GCTGAAGTAGAGGAAGAAAAGGTACCTCTAGACTTCTACAGCGCCGAGCCAGTCAAGCTGGGACACCCAGACCCCGCGTTAGTGTCTCGGGCTGCAGAATTACTGTCCAAGGCGGAGCGCCCTCTAGTGATCGTGGGGAAAGGCGCCGCACACGCCAGGGCTGAGGAAGCTATCACTAAACTTGTGAATAACACGAAACTACCGTTCTTGCCCACACCTATGG GCAAAGGCGTGGTGCCGGACGAGTCGTCGTTGTGTGTTTCCGCTGCGCGTACGCAGGCGCTGCTGAAAGCAGACGTCATATTGTTGTTGGGGGCGCGGCTCAACTGGATGCTGCACTTCGGACAGCCGCCTAGATTCGCGCCCGATGTCAAGTTTATACAG GTGGACATTTCCCCCGAGGAGTTCCACAACAGCGTGCAGTCGGAGCTGGCGATCCACGCAGACATCAAGCCGTTCGCCGAAGCTCTGACCAGGCAACTCTCCGAGAAAAAGTATTCGCTACAACCCGCCAGTAATGGCTGGTGGCAGGAGCTGCAGAAGAAGCAACAGGCTAATACTGCTTTTGTTGAG gCGCAAGCGAACGACAAATCAGTGCCGCTAAACTACTACGCGGTGTTCAAGACAGTACAGAACAACATCCCCAAAGACTCCATCATCGTGAGCGAGGGCGCCAACACCATGGACATAGGGCGGGGGATGCTGCTCAACAACAAGCCCAGACATCGCCTCGACGCTGGCACTTTCGGCACTATGGGG ATGAGCGAAACGAAAGATATGTCAATGTGCCTATCTCTGTGGACGGAGTTATGTGAGACATGCGCGCGCGCAGGTGGGCCCGGGGTTCGCGGTGGCGGCGGCGCTGTGGAGCCGCGCGTCCGCGGCCGCGGCCGCGCCGAGGGTCATCTGCGTCGAGGGAGACTCCGCCTTCGGCTTCTCAG GAATGGAGATCGAGACGATGTTCCGATACAAACTGCCGGTGGTGATCGTGATCGTGAACAACAACGGCATCTACAGCGGCTTCGACAAGGAGACCATGAGAGACATGCAGGCCGGCGGCGACCCCACGCAGTG taCACCACCAACTTCTCTGTCCGCGGAGGTCCGCTACGAGAAGATGATGGAGTTATTCGGAGAGACGGGCCACTTCTGCCGCACCACCGAAGAGATAGAAGTGGCGCTGAAGAAGGCGCTCGCCGTCACAGACAAACCCAGTATCATCAACATAGCCATCAACCCACAGGCCAACAGGAAACCACAGACTTTCAACTGGCTGACAGaatccaaattataaaatgtatgtcacTCGATCATTCTCACTAG
- the Hacl gene encoding 2-hydroxyacyl-CoA lyase 1 isoform X2, whose amino-acid sequence MFPRLAQLTIRRSIHVSAKLTQSMTIDGNTILAESLKKQGIEYVFGIVGIPVIETSMAFQAAGLKYIGMRNEQAACYAAQAIGYLTGKPGVCLVVSGPGLLHCMGGMANAQVNCWPLLVIAGSCPEDHEGIGGFQEWPQVDSSRIYCKYTARPPSPRLIPLHVERAVRLASVGRPGVSYLDMPGTLLMAEVEEEKVPLDFYSAEPVKLGHPDPALVSRAAELLSKAERPLVIVGKGAAHARAEEAITKLVNNTKLPFLPTPMGKGVVPDESSLCVSAARTQALLKADVILLLGARLNWMLHFGQPPRFAPDVKFIQVDISPEEFHNSVQSELAIHADIKPFAEALTRQLSEKKYSLQPASNGWWQELQKKQQANTAFVEAQANDKSVPLNYYAVFKTVQNNIPKDSIIVSEGANTMDIGRGMLLNNKPRHRLDAGTFGTMGVGPGFAVAAALWSRASAAAAAPRVICVEGDSAFGFSGMEIETMFRYKLPVVIVIVNNNGIYSGFDKETMRDMQAGGDPTQCTPPTSLSAEVRYEKMMELFGETGHFCRTTEEIEVALKKALAVTDKPSIINIAINPQANRKPQTFNWLTESKL is encoded by the exons atgtTCCCGCGCCTGGCCCAATTAACAATTAGGAGATCAATTCACGTCTCAGCAAAATTAACACAAAGCATGACTATAGACGGAAATACAATATTGGCGGAGAGCCTGAAGAAACAA GGAATAGAATATGTGTTTGGCATAGTTGGTATTCCTGTAATAGAGACCTCAATGGCATTCCAAGCAGCCGGGCTCAAATACATTGGCATGCGCAATGAGCAGGCTGCATGCTACGCTGCTCAGGCTATTGGATACTTGACTG GTAAGCCAGGTGTATGCCTTGTTGTGTCAGGGCCTGGTCTGTTACACTGTATGGGTGGTATGGCCAATGCACAGGTCAACTGCTGGCCATTGTTGGTGATAGCTGGATCTTGTCCTGAGGACCATGAGGGAATTGGTGGTTTCCAGGAATGGCCCCAG GTAGACTCGAGCCGCATCTATTGCAAGTACACTGCGCGGCCGCCGTCGCCACGCCTGATCCCGCTGCACGTGGAGCGCGCAGTGAGACTCGCGTCCGTGGGCCGCCCCGGCGTGTCCTACCTCGACATGCCGGGCACATTGCTCAtg GCTGAAGTAGAGGAAGAAAAGGTACCTCTAGACTTCTACAGCGCCGAGCCAGTCAAGCTGGGACACCCAGACCCCGCGTTAGTGTCTCGGGCTGCAGAATTACTGTCCAAGGCGGAGCGCCCTCTAGTGATCGTGGGGAAAGGCGCCGCACACGCCAGGGCTGAGGAAGCTATCACTAAACTTGTGAATAACACGAAACTACCGTTCTTGCCCACACCTATGG GCAAAGGCGTGGTGCCGGACGAGTCGTCGTTGTGTGTTTCCGCTGCGCGTACGCAGGCGCTGCTGAAAGCAGACGTCATATTGTTGTTGGGGGCGCGGCTCAACTGGATGCTGCACTTCGGACAGCCGCCTAGATTCGCGCCCGATGTCAAGTTTATACAG GTGGACATTTCCCCCGAGGAGTTCCACAACAGCGTGCAGTCGGAGCTGGCGATCCACGCAGACATCAAGCCGTTCGCCGAAGCTCTGACCAGGCAACTCTCCGAGAAAAAGTATTCGCTACAACCCGCCAGTAATGGCTGGTGGCAGGAGCTGCAGAAGAAGCAACAGGCTAATACTGCTTTTGTTGAG gCGCAAGCGAACGACAAATCAGTGCCGCTAAACTACTACGCGGTGTTCAAGACAGTACAGAACAACATCCCCAAAGACTCCATCATCGTGAGCGAGGGCGCCAACACCATGGACATAGGGCGGGGGATGCTGCTCAACAACAAGCCCAGACATCGCCTCGACGCTGGCACTTTCGGCACTATGGGG GTGGGCCCGGGGTTCGCGGTGGCGGCGGCGCTGTGGAGCCGCGCGTCCGCGGCCGCGGCCGCGCCGAGGGTCATCTGCGTCGAGGGAGACTCCGCCTTCGGCTTCTCAG GAATGGAGATCGAGACGATGTTCCGATACAAACTGCCGGTGGTGATCGTGATCGTGAACAACAACGGCATCTACAGCGGCTTCGACAAGGAGACCATGAGAGACATGCAGGCCGGCGGCGACCCCACGCAGTG taCACCACCAACTTCTCTGTCCGCGGAGGTCCGCTACGAGAAGATGATGGAGTTATTCGGAGAGACGGGCCACTTCTGCCGCACCACCGAAGAGATAGAAGTGGCGCTGAAGAAGGCGCTCGCCGTCACAGACAAACCCAGTATCATCAACATAGCCATCAACCCACAGGCCAACAGGAAACCACAGACTTTCAACTGGCTGACAGaatccaaattataa
- the LOC128675185 gene encoding DNA-binding protein RFXANK: MEEAVAVKHEGKNIDIKQENLDSYKYEFDSGSQDSSKSGSGGYQRWAPNLNGVRKSAFTPYKSVQCTALTNLQRGNTQARVPELPQPDSSLHAKAGRGEITRDDLKLEQYADITDEHGLTALHWAASYGQLNSCQDLVWSGANVNMRGPEGETALHLAAAGGHHEVVKFLLTEGADADIQDDSGSTALMYAAAADFPYTCNELLVRGADLTLTNDYDQDAYTLTTTNNCKLAQTVIENFLIGCLSKM, translated from the exons ATGGAAGAAGCTGTTGCTGTGAAACACGAAgggaaaaatattgatataaagcAAGAAAATTTAGATAGTTATAAGTACGAGTTTGACTCTGGAAGCCAAGACAGTAGCAAAAGTGGTAGTGGTGGTTACCAGAGATGGGCGCCCAATTTAAATGGCGTGAGAAAAAGCGCTTTTACGCCGTACAAATCTGTCCAGTGCACAGCTTTGACGAATTTACAAAgag GCAACACGCAGGCGCGAGTTCCAGAATTGCCCCAGCCAGACAGTAGCTTACATGCTAAAGCTGGCCGCGGAGAAATAACGCGCGACGACCTGAAACTGGAGCAATATGCCGATATTACGGACGAACACGGACTCACGGCTCTGCATTGGGCTGCTAGTTATGGCCAGTTAAACAGTTGTCAAGACCTTGTATG GAGTGGTGCCAACGTCAACATGAGAGGGCCTGAAGGAGAGACCGCTCTTCACCTGGCTGCAGCCGGCGGACATCATGAGGTTGTGAAATTTCTGTTGACTGAAGGTGCTGATGCAGACATACAAGATGAT tctGGCAGTACTGCACTAATGTATGCAGCTGCCGCTGACTTCCCCTATACCTGTAATGAGCTTCTTGTCCGAGGAGCTGATCTCACTCTCACCAATGATTATGACCAAGATGCTTACACACTCACCACAactaataattgtaaattgg CACAAACTGTGATAGAGAACTTCTTGATTGGCTGCCTCAGTAAGATGTGA
- the LOC128675442 gene encoding uncharacterized protein LOC128675442, with the protein MSVAGGQLAQQLQQDLQNELTTANQLLRLISLELQQIKHFTRSNGEFEANIKENASLLTTLGSLQQIDLENIPPMARKQIDMSNHSNNNVSYQQHETFRNSSGIDN; encoded by the exons atgtctgtaGCAGGAGGACAACTAGCCCAACAATTGCAACAAGATCTTCAAAATGAACTTACAACAGCTAACCAACTCTTACGATTAAT ATCCCTAGAACTACAGCAAATCAAGCATTTCACCAGAAGCAATGGAGAATTTGAGGCTAATATAAAAGAG AATGCATCTTTACTCACAACTCTGGGAAGCCTGCAGCAAATTGACCTAGAAAATATACCTCCAATGGCAAGAAAGCAAATAGACATGAGTAACCATTCAAATAACAATGTATCATATCAACAACATGAAACTTTTAGAAACAGTTCTGGGATAGacaattga
- the Swip-1 gene encoding EF-hand domain-containing protein D2 homolog, protein MAATEELSCILSRRQEINDKLEEGQEIKPKYKFVNVYTEFHEFSRKEIKQYEVTFNKFDEGRDGFLDLNEVKRMMERLGAPQTHLGLKAMIAEVDEDGDNKISFREFLLIYRKARAGELESDSGLDAFARLTEINVEEVGVNGAKNFFEAKIEELSKSNKFHDEIIQEQEEKRRQAEEKALRRQQFKEKAALFQS, encoded by the exons ATGGCCGCTACTGAGGAGCTCAGCTGCATTCTTTCGAGGAGACAAGAAATCAACGACAAACTGGAAGAGGGGCAAGAAATCAAGccgaaatataaatttgttaacGTTTACACGGAGTTCCATGAGTTCTcgagaaaagaaataaaacaatacgaGGTCACATTTAACAA ATTCGACGAAGGTCGAGACGGGTTCCTGGACTTGAATGAGGTCAAACGTATGATGGAACGCTTGGGGGCTCCACAGACACACCTCGGGCTGAAAGCTATGATTGCGGAAGTAGATGAAGACGGCGACAACAAGATCAGCTTCAGGGAATTTTTGCTCATTTacag aaaagcGCGTGCCGGAGAGTTAGAATCAGACTCTGGGCTGGACGCCTTTGCCCGACTCACCGAGATCAACGTAGAAGAGGTCGGCGTCAATGGCGCCAAAAACTTCTTCGAAGCCAAGATCGAGGAACTCTCAAAGTCGAACAAATTCCACGACGAAATCATCCAAGAACAAGAAGAGAAACGTCGACAAGCCGAAGAGAAGGCCCTCCGGCGGCAACAGTTCAAAGAAAAAGCCGCATTGTTTCAATCATAG